A genomic stretch from Empedobacter stercoris includes:
- a CDS encoding helix-turn-helix domain-containing protein, with protein sequence MEERSNYVKRTQRDYSMSFKLNVVKEIESGELSTVGACRKYGIQARSTVMSWLRKFGTFDWENQTPSNMPKSPEQKIMELEAQVKLLQKQKAFLEKQAYVADKKAIIFDMMINLAEEEYQIDIRKNSPPELSTLSEWNKKKP encoded by the coding sequence ATGGAAGAAAGAAGTAATTATGTCAAACGTACTCAGCGAGATTACAGTATGTCTTTTAAGTTGAATGTTGTAAAAGAAATTGAGTCTGGGGAATTATCTACTGTGGGCGCTTGCCGTAAGTATGGCATCCAAGCCCGAAGTACAGTTATGAGTTGGCTCAGAAAATTTGGTACCTTTGATTGGGAGAACCAAACACCCTCGAATATGCCAAAGTCACCAGAACAAAAGATCATGGAGCTTGAAGCCCAAGTAAAGCTTTTGCAAAAGCAGAAGGCTTTCCTTGAGAAACAAGCTTATGTGGCTGATAAAAAAGCCATTATTTTCGATATGATGATTAACCTTGCCGAAGAGGAATATCAAATTGATATACGAAAAAACTCACCACCCGAACTATCGACTCTTTCCGAATGGAACAAAAAGAAACCATAA
- a CDS encoding IS1182 family transposase yields the protein MNFKHYNQRQTALFPYSFDDLISEKHPVRVVDQVVESINIQPLLKAYSKEGNPGYHPKMLLKVMIYAYMSNVYSSRKIELAIRENINFMWLTGMSTVDHNTINRFRSDKLKDSFKEIFKQVVMMLAEEGLISMKQIYTDGTKIEAQAGRYTFIWGKSIKTNKAKMLTQLEELWNYAQSISNDDDPDTEPPQFKEISQEVIQKTVEQIDTKLSGNEKASKKSKAKLRYIKQNFEKNLRKYEEQEAILGGRNSYSKTDPDATFMRMKEDHMQNGQLKPGYNAQISTENQIIINYTLHQNPTDTKTLKPHLENLKETYGAEIFKKIENITADAGYGSEENYDYLEKEELTAYVKYNTFEKEQDKNYQKKHKTFRKENLYYNQEEDYYVCPIGQKMHKTHESTKTTQAGYIQQLSHYQAQNCEGCPLRGVCFKAKGNRSIERNHNLERHKEKIRELLTSQTGIQKRKQRSADVEPVFAQMKHNNNFRRFSLKGIQKTELEFGLMALAHNLRKKIAA from the coding sequence ATGAATTTCAAGCATTACAATCAGCGTCAAACCGCACTTTTTCCTTATTCGTTTGACGACTTAATTTCAGAAAAACATCCTGTTCGGGTAGTTGATCAAGTTGTAGAGTCCATTAATATCCAACCACTATTAAAAGCCTACAGTAAAGAAGGTAATCCGGGTTATCATCCAAAAATGTTATTAAAGGTGATGATTTATGCTTATATGAGTAATGTTTATTCTTCACGAAAAATAGAGTTGGCTATCAGAGAAAACATCAACTTTATGTGGCTTACGGGAATGAGCACTGTGGATCACAATACCATTAACCGATTTAGAAGTGATAAATTAAAAGATAGTTTTAAAGAAATCTTTAAACAAGTGGTCATGATGCTGGCAGAGGAAGGATTGATTTCAATGAAACAAATTTATACCGATGGCACAAAAATAGAAGCTCAGGCAGGCAGATACACTTTTATTTGGGGTAAAAGCATTAAAACCAACAAAGCTAAAATGCTTACTCAGTTAGAAGAATTGTGGAATTATGCTCAAAGTATATCTAATGATGACGATCCTGATACCGAGCCACCTCAGTTCAAGGAAATCAGTCAGGAAGTTATCCAAAAAACCGTTGAACAGATAGATACCAAATTATCGGGTAATGAAAAAGCTTCCAAGAAATCTAAAGCAAAATTGCGTTACATCAAACAGAACTTTGAAAAAAATCTTCGGAAATATGAAGAACAGGAAGCTATTTTAGGCGGAAGAAACTCATACAGTAAAACCGATCCTGATGCAACTTTTATGCGTATGAAAGAAGACCATATGCAAAACGGACAGTTAAAACCCGGTTACAACGCCCAAATATCAACAGAAAACCAAATCATTATTAATTACACTTTACATCAAAACCCTACAGATACCAAAACTTTAAAGCCACACTTAGAAAATCTTAAAGAAACTTATGGGGCAGAAATCTTTAAAAAAATAGAAAACATTACAGCCGATGCAGGCTATGGTAGCGAAGAGAACTACGATTACCTTGAAAAAGAAGAGCTGACCGCTTATGTGAAGTACAATACTTTTGAAAAAGAACAAGATAAAAATTACCAAAAAAAGCACAAAACCTTTAGGAAAGAAAACCTTTATTACAACCAAGAAGAAGATTATTATGTGTGTCCGATTGGTCAGAAAATGCACAAAACCCATGAAAGCACAAAAACAACCCAAGCCGGATATATACAGCAATTATCGCATTATCAGGCTCAAAATTGCGAAGGATGTCCGCTGCGGGGAGTCTGCTTTAAAGCCAAGGGAAACCGAAGTATAGAACGCAATCATAACCTTGAAAGACATAAAGAAAAAATCAGGGAATTACTCACAAGTCAAACGGGAATACAAAAAAGGAAACAACGCTCTGCCGATGTAGAGCCTGTATTTGCCCAAATGAAACACAACAACAATTTTAGAAGATTTTCGTTAAAAGGAATCCAAAAAACCGAGTTAGAATTCGGATTAATGGCTTTAGCACACAACTTAAGAAAGAAAATTGCTGCATAA